The genomic stretch CCCATATATACACGTGCAAAGACAGAGACAGGAATGTGATGTTTTCTGTCAGCTGCGAGCAGGTTTTGCGTAGAGCAGctgaaatatgtatttactGGCAGCAGAGGGAGCTATTGAAGCTTTTATTGATAATTCAAAAACCTTTTGGAATgtatcagtttttaaaaaactaaaaaaaaaaattaaattaaaaagcccTAGTTTAATCGGAGATCTGAAGTGCCTCAGTGTTTCTCAGCAATAGCATCTTGCTGCCTTGGGAGTGAGTGTCCCGGTCTGTTGTGCCCCGGGAAAGGAAAGGGCGAGGTGGGCACAAAGAGGGTGACCTGGAAGTAGCTGCTGCAGTTATTAGAAGGAATGCCGTATGTTTGTCCCTAAGCTGAACTTTTAATCAAAGCAATGAGGAAGGACAGGATCTGTGTGGCGTATGTCAAAACAATAGCGGTGTGTATCAGCTGCTGATTAATGCTTATGCATGACTCTGGAAAAGTAATTGCCGGGCAGGGTGGAATATGTGTATTACTTTGTAGGGCTTTTGATAATTTGTCTTGATTTTGATTAATGTTGGATCTTTAGTACAGTTCTTTGCAGATGCTAACTGAATGAGTTTTGTATGCAAGTCTGCATAAACAGGAGAttaatcattaaaaattaacaataaCCAGAATCAGACAATGACATTGTTCTGGCAAAGTATGCCGTATGTTTGTTAGATTAACCCCTGTGTCACTTTTATGTACCAAACTGAAATTTGTGATGTTAAAAATCTGTAATATTTCCTCAGTTCTGGAGATGGATTGTGGAGAAACTCATACCACTTTTGGCCACAGCAAAGTCTCTTCATATAATAATCTTGTATTGGAAATATGGAAATTTGCatggattttttgtttcctgaagatTTTGTGAAAGAAGTAGCCTGAGGAAAGTCCCGAAGTTCATTTGGTATCATCTTGCTTCTGGAAGAGGTTctcaaatgagaaataaaggaaagtaaaactgtatttagGTATCAACCTTTAGACATGAGATGAAAACAACTTAGCTTATTCATTCTTGGCCGGATGCCTACAGTTTGTCCTCAAATACTTAACCAGTTCATTCATacattcattttgctttgtagTCATCTTGTCTTTGTCACTTaccatcttttccttttgggTAAGTCTAGCTAGGTTATTAGCTATAACTTGGTACACCTCCACATGTTAAGAGCAAGGCATAGCATGTGTGATCAGGTTATTGAAAACCTGGCTGTGCCTGAGGTTCAGGTGAGTAGCAGAGGGTGTCGGCTTGctcctttctgcttctgtacCCTCATAAAAATCAGGCTACTCTCTGGCTCAGAACATAGAAGGGAGCTCAATGAGCAAATTAAACTGCAGTCTCCATGTGACATGGTTGTATTGTGGGGTCGGTTCAGTATTTAAGTCATCTGCAACCTGACATAGTGTTGAGATGCTGTATTTCCTGAAAGacttattttattctgaaacaaaacagaaaaaacgTTTTTCAGTTGGTAGTATACAGTAATTGAATTATGAAGTACAGCAAAAACCTGTTAAGTCCTGTTTAATCTATAATAATTTCGAACAAGATTCAGAGCGGGGAATGGTGTAACTTCCATAGTTTTGTTCATGATGGTTGTGAGATGACTGCTTGGGATCTGTACTTCAGCaatcagattaaaaacaaaatcaagacaGCCATTATCCTTCCTGCTTCACTGAGAGAAGCCAATTCTCTGAATTAAATTGAACAAGGGAGTAGTACTGCTTTCCTCTGACtaaaggaggaagaggtggGGAGTGGGGGAGTAAGTCTGTTTAATAAAGTTGTATTGTGAAGTTGGACTAAACAATgttatcaaaattaaaattgtatttaacagtaaaaattttaaaaagttgtgaCTGCTTATGTTAAGCCATAATATTTCTATAATGTATTTCAGTCTCTCATAGAATCCAGGATGCACATTTAGCTTCTTCCAAAATTTCAACAGCTCAttgtttgaaatggaaaaagtcCCAAAGCAGGTGGGATAGGGTTTGCAGAAATGGTCAGTCTGTACTAGTATTGTTTGTAGGTGCAGGCTATGTTTCCTGTTCTCTGTTAATCCAACTGGTTCAGTTCAAGGATGGCCTGATCTGAAGTTTAGAAAATGATTGTGAGCATTCAAAATGAAGGTAAGGTTAAAAACAAGCTTCCCTGAGATGCCAAGTGAAATTGTTAATGGAGAAGGTAGTCCTGAGGCTGAGGTCTCTAGCTCTGTATTTGAATGCATGAAACTTGGAAAGCCTGGCCTGGACAGTAGTTGAggaatttctgttttgatttcatGATGGTAAGAACAACTGTCTCTGCTACGGGCAGTACATGTTGGAAAAACCAGTGAAAAGGTCTTAATCCGATTCTAATGATTACTCTTAAACATTGTATGGCTGGAAGGACACAGTGTCTGAAATAATTATGTTGATTtaacttccttttaaaagtaaattagtTCTTAATGTGGAAAGACTGATAAACATGCTGAATACATGAGAAAGTAAATTTAAGTGATGCTTGCACAACTTAGATTCCAGTTTCCATCTACATGCAAGGAGAGAGATTGCAAGTCAAGATAAATAATTTACTAATCTTCATTGTTTcagtgtaattaaaatgtaCTAATACAGGCATTGGAATAAATGTGTGAAATACCATATATATGGGCCTTAATAAAATTTGAGATATTCTGTCCTCATTTAGCAAAATGTGTTACATCGGCAAGAATTAATCTTTTGGAAAATCAAGTCACGTTTAGGAAATTGAAATTACAAATGCAACATAAGTTCaagattcattttttttaagtctgtttcTTGTTTCATGATTTAAATGATgataaaaatggtatttttagatTACTTTAAAGCAATCAAGTCTGAAGTATCTTTTAGGAAATAATAGACTTTCTatttctggattttattttttagatgGGAGGTCTCCATAGCAACACTTGCCCAGCCAATTGCctttgttctttaaaagaagaaaagaagtctgAGTGGAATTTATCTATTTCCAGGTTCCTGCTTTCTTGTTAGGGCTTTGTTTGCTGAATTAAAGGCTTCTGCAGGATCAGATTTCGGGTTCTTCTGTTGCTCTGTAAACAAACTTCTCCCATAGTGTTTTCTCTAGgaaataattaacttctgtgaGTTGGGTGGACTGGGCTGTCTTCCACTGCTGTTGTCATATCTGGAACCTCTACGGTGATCTGAATTTTTTCATAATCTAGTGGTGACCCACTGCTAAATGATAAGGTACTAAGCTTGCTCTTCCTCAGTGTCTCTTGCATATATACAGAAGGATTACAGTTTCCCTTTAAGCTTTGTTAATAGCTTTAAAGAATAACAAGTTAAACATGAGCTTCCAAGATGCAAAATTGCTCATAGAAATACAAGCTGTTACAATAGTTTCCCATCCTGATGCTGTTCTTTATTGCTACATATGTCTTCACACTCACTTATATAGAATTACATCAAAtgtagaaacattaaaaatagatacTGGCCAACCAGCTACTCCATTAATTCCTTTAGTATCAAAGGAAAACTGAACCATTTAAGCTCTACTTCATTAACTGAGTTGTGTGAATATAGCAAACTTAATTGATTGGTATCTGAAATTTATGGTGTTTGGGGTAAAGAGGAAGAGGTGtcttaaaagatgtgtagtaTTTGAGAGAAGTCTTAAAATACACAGTTTCTCTTGAAtccagtaacttttttttttcctgtgactttGTCTGTTTCCCAAGATGTTAAATTTTACTCTCACAATTGTCTGGGCAAAATGGATTGTTCAAACTGgcattgtttgtgtttctttgcGTCAACATCTGAGCGAACTGAATAAGATTTGGTTCTCacataattatttaaaagttgATTTTTATGGAGAAAATTGTGATATTTACAAATTATATCTGAAAATTTATTATCTTGTACATTCATTGTGAAAAGTGTATTGCAGTCTAAGAAATGGTTAAGAATTCTTGACATTCTGGTGACATGGTAGAGCTGAAGGGAAAtaaacacatatataaatataaaaaccatctatatatttaaaaaacccaaaacccaaaaaatccTGCACAGAGCACATAGCAGATAAGAGAAGTCTGAATGCTGGCGATACCTCATAGGTTTATTTTATGGAAGCTTTCCATATCCTGCAGATTTGAGGTATGCATGTGCCtgacttctttttgttttgtatgtgtttgtttttcgtggttttttttttgtttggttggtttttgtttttgtttttaagaaaagtatTGACCAGTTATTTCTGATGCAGTGAACGTGCTTGCTTTACACTGGCTTTGCCTTTCTTATATTTAAGATAATGAAAACTTGGGCTACAAGAAATGCCATGTTTGTGGCCCAGCTGATCTTTTGCAGAGGGTTTAAGGCCGGTGGCCCACGATTGCAGGCAGTTGCCTCTAGAAGGGATGCCTGGTTTAGAGTGtgcagggcactggttgggGTTGAGCAGCTGCTTTCCTCTAGTGCATTTTAATTCTTGGGGAGCAGACGAAAACTTGCTGTGATTTGCACTTAAAGTTCAGGTCGGAGTTCAGGTTAGAAAAATCTGATCAAGTGAATATTGAAAAATCGGATAGATTTCCTGGGGTAtttgttgcatttctttctttaactttcTTTACTTAAATCCTTTTTCATGGTCAGTGTCATGGTgcagcaggggctggtggcTCCCTGGGTCTGGGACGTGGGAAAGGGTGGAGGCTCCCCTGGGGCCGGCAGGCCTGGGCCTGGCAGGCAGGGcctgtcccaccaccccagccagggagcggggctgggtggggggcaCCAGGGCTGCCCCAGCTCAGGGCATCGGGTACCTCCCAGGGCCGGGCCGAGGCTCAGCCAGGTGGTCGGCCTGCAGGTAAGCCCAGCTCAGTGAGGCCTGTGGCCAGGCAGGGATGTGGGGAGCTTGGGAAGGGTCTGATGGCCCTGAGGGGAGCCCCAGGGTGTGGGCAGGGCCCATCAGGCCTGGTGATGCCCTCAGGACCCTCAGAATATAAAAGCAGACATATGCTATGTCCTGTCATAACCATAACTAGTAATATGCAATGTGCAAGTAGTCTTGCACAAATGTGCACATAAAACTTGTATGCACTTACGAAAATGCTTAGAAGGGGCTATTAAAGTACAAAAGTGGTAGAGAAATCAAGAGTTCAACgatactttaaaaacataaaaagctttttttattttacatatacGATGTGGTGACTTTCATCTGTAGCTGAATATAGTTCTCTTGAAGCTGGCActtcaggtttggggtttttttttttaattgctcctAGGGATATCATTAATGTTTTGAGAAATTGAAATCTTGATTTGGGCTTACAGTAtttgggggaaaagagggaatctgcatttaaacagaaataacttaAATATCTACCCGTTACTTAAACCCCACCTCCTAATATTCTGATCCTTTTGTGTGTTAATGGTTAGACTAGGGTTCAGCGTATACTGTTGGCAAATACATAGTTGGTGGTTTTCATACATCTAACGAAGGATATATCTTGTAGTACTTTTATATACCTGTTATACAATCAGAATATGCATAAAGCACAAAAGCCACCAGATGATCTTTCATAGgattaaaaaatttattaagaGTTTATAACAGACTCAGAAACCACAAAATGTCAGTATAAATGTCAAGCACTTTCTGTTTCAACCATTAAGATTCCACTTTTGATGAAATGGCAGCACCAAGTTGGTCCATCTCCTTTGCTTCCTGCAAGAACGGTTAACGTACTAGTCTGAAGATGAGAGAAAGGGTAAACACTCCAGGAATACAGCTCTGATATTTTCAGATCTTATGCTTAATTCAACTTGGAAGCTCAATCCCTTTCCTGCTGTAAGTTTAAGgactgcagcagaggcagggatgggtctgcactggctcttgctgttttttatataaacaaaacACATCCTGCTGGGGAAGTTTGAGACAAAACCTGTTTGCAAACTGTATTGTTAAGGCAAGTGATGTGTGCCTGGAAAATTCAGCAGAGTTGAGAGGTCTCAGGCTGTAGTTTTACAACAGTTTTAATCCATCCTAACTGGTAGGACTGAGTTTTGATCCCTTTCTAGCACCTCTGATAATGTGTGTGCAGTTCTCCTATGAGCTACTTCAGCTGATTAAACCAACAGAAAGTTACCCACTCTTAGATTTGGCTAGGCTTCTGCTGTTTAAATGAACTGAAGTAGGTCACTTGGGGTATCAAACAAAGTCCAGGGGAGGTGTAAGGGAAGAGGTGAGGTCAGCTGCACATGCACATACTTAAGTTTAAGCAGCAATTGAACCATAACTGCAGTGAAGTGCAAGCCAAGCTGTCTTCCCTATTTCATACTTCATTAGATCATAGAACTTTGGGtcggttttatttttttgtcctaaCATGATGaaaatctgtggttttaaaCTCTATGGCTTCTAtagttctgttttaaataatggaAGTGATCTGAACCTGGAACATGCAGTGTGTGCAGACCCTCTTGAAGgtcaaaaccaaaggaaatgtTTGCATGAGCCCAGGTGAGGTGGGTATACAGCAGAATATCCTATGTGGCAGAAATGATGCTTTGTCTTTCTGGTTGGCCCAGAGAAGAGTGTTAGTATTACCATTAACTAAGGGGCACTTCTGTACATTGGGCAGTAGAAACTAAAAGGCTGTATAAAACACCTGAATGGACATAGTTTTAGTCCCAGCTCCTTTTATATATGCTGTTTATAACAGCTGTCCACATATGCTGTGCATGTGTTCATATAgatccagaaataaaatctggatCTTACCCAgtgtattaaaaagaaaccttcaTCTAGTACTCGTCTTCATCTTCCAGGTCTTCCCCTGCAGTTGCAGCATCCAgtgcagccagagctgctgctacTTCTGCATCTTCCTCCTCAATTTCTCCCTTGATGCCTGTGTGGTCAGGGCGTGTGGGTGCCTGTGCTACTTTGGTAACAGCCATGGCAGCAATAACACCAGGAGTGCTCTCACTCAAACTTGCAGAGTCAGGTTTAAAAGGTTCAATACTGCTCTCCTTGATAGATGAAGGTGGGGTTACACAAAAGTCCTGGTCCTGTGTTGCTGAAGGCCGGGTGTCTTGGTCTGGATGTGCACAGTTGACTGAAGAGCTATCTTTTTCCACATAATTCCTGGTCTCATCGCCATTTTGAGGATAATCAATATCTGGTAGTTGTATGGCATTGTTTTGTGTCTCCAGTATTGCACCTCCTTTGAGAAAGATGCTATCATCTCCAGACTGGGAAGTCTCATCTTGAATAttgtttggctttttgcaggctgccttcctctgcctgcctgcctccaggTCAAGGTCCTGTCCAGACCCATATAATTTGGTATAAAAGTCTCTGTTGCTGGCTGAAGGAGACTCCACTGACTGGCTGGAGGGTCCCTGTTCACTGGCTTCTTTCCCTGGGTTTGTGTTGGGACTGAGCATGGGGTGCACTCCAGTGCAGGAGTTACCACCATTGACTGCAACATCAAGCTTTGCAACACGCGTCACAAGGCTATCATCTTGAAAATCATGGCCTCTGTGGTTCCAGAGAGTTTCTTTTGTACTATTTAcctggggtttattttctgttctgtttagCTCATCCTTCTGGAGTTCATTTATGTGTTCTTGAATTTCACTGTTCTCTTTGAATTTGGATTGATAGCTTCCTTGCTCATTGTGTTGGTAGCTGTTTACTTCATGAATGCATCCAGATTGTACTTCTTCTGAATCAAAAATAtagctggagaaaggaaaatttgtAGAGGAAATGTTAATTATGCTGTTAATCAATATAACTAGAAAAAGGGttaagtttaatttttaagctgGAGATCTTGAGGAACTGGTGTGACTAAGCTTTACCTGGGGTCCTGAGAATGAGCTCAACTGAAAGGAATGCTGAACTGTGCTGTAGGCTGCTGTCCCTTGGGACTGACCGTAACTAACCCCTGTAGTGAGATTCACCAGGAGCATAAGGAGGATGTCAGAGAACCTTGTGCTGGTTGTTGCATGTtcccagccttttttttttttccttctggggAGTAGGTTAGCCAATGAGTAGTCACCACATTAATTAATATCCTTATGTAGTTGCTaaaatgtctccttttttttttttccctggtgttCTTCCTTTCAAgtctttttgtctctctctttatttttgtcccctttttcctttcttaatttcttttctcttgctccCAACTTTTCCTTGACTTATTTCTTCCAGAGCCTCTCTTCTCACTACCTCCCTTCTTTCTCTTATAGCACCACTTTTCCCACTTCCTTACCTGTTCTGGAGATGTGGCTAAGGGTAGGAGTAACCATCAAGTGGGGCTGAAGTGCTGTCTTTCTAAAACCAGCTAGTCTCCCTCTCCAGGGAGACTTCTAATGTGGAAATTGTTCCCACAACTAACTACATTTAAAAGTGATGATGGAGGCAAGGACCTGTAGTTCACTTTCATTGCttaggggagagagagagagagaggatttGAAGTCTTTGCTCCTCATTCTACTGAATGGAGAGAAAGTCATGCCACCTAAATGAGAAGAAGCTTTGCTAAAGATGGTTTTTCAGTGCCACACAACTTTTCTGTGGGTTAGGAATTATAGAAATGGGCTTCAATTACAGTAAATCAAAAGGACTTTCACAGGAAATCAGTATGCCTGTGCTCTGGCGTGACTTTAAAGACATTGTAAACTTTGGGAAAACTCCAACCTTGTAAATAGGCTTAATTTAAGCAATAGGTGTCAGGGAGCACAGTCATgtgttttaatgcatttcttttattcAGT from Phalacrocorax aristotelis chromosome 4, bGulAri2.1, whole genome shotgun sequence encodes the following:
- the PGCKA1 gene encoding PDCD10 and GCKIII kinases-associated protein 1 isoform X2, with the protein product MPEAFLKFQSLWKPEGESSDRHTVKTAYTSEYPSYLCGHTKKPLAKCCFTIVGSRHLNQTFQAVDGVQSERLKKIQMGCRCCKMIQSYIFDSEEVQSGCIHEVNSYQHNEQGSYQSKFKENSEIQEHINELQKDELNRTENKPQVNSTKETLWNHRGHDFQDDSLVTRVAKLDVAVNGGNSCTGVHPMLSPNTNPGKEASEQGPSSQSVESPSASNRDFYTKLYGSGQDLDLEAGRQRKAACKKPNNIQDETSQSGDDSIFLKGGAILETQNNAIQLPDIDYPQNGDETRNYVEKDSSSVNCAHPDQDTRPSATQDQDFCVTPPSSIKESSIEPFKPDSASLSESTPGVIAAMAVTKVAQAPTRPDHTGIKGEIEEEDAEVAAALAALDAATAGEDLEDEDEY
- the PGCKA1 gene encoding PDCD10 and GCKIII kinases-associated protein 1 isoform X4, which gives rise to MQTAYTSEYPSYLCGHTKKPLAKCCFTIVGSRHLNQTFQAVDGVQSESYIFDSEEVQSGCIHEVNSYQHNEQGSYQSKFKENSEIQEHINELQKDELNRTENKPQVNSTKETLWNHRGHDFQDDSLVTRVAKLDVAVNGGNSCTGVHPMLSPNTNPGKEASEQGPSSQSVESPSASNRDFYTKLYGSGQDLDLEAGRQRKAACKKPNNIQDETSQSGDDSIFLKGGAILETQNNAIQLPDIDYPQNGDETRNYVEKDSSSVNCAHPDQDTRPSATQDQDFCVTPPSSIKESSIEPFKPDSASLSESTPGVIAAMAVTKVAQAPTRPDHTGIKGEIEEEDAEVAAALAALDAATAGEDLEDEDEY
- the PGCKA1 gene encoding PDCD10 and GCKIII kinases-associated protein 1 isoform X3, whose product is MQTAYTSEYPSYLCGHTKKPLAKCCFTIVGSRHLNQTFQAVDGVQSERLKKIQMGCRCCKMIQSYIFDSEEVQSGCIHEVNSYQHNEQGSYQSKFKENSEIQEHINELQKDELNRTENKPQVNSTKETLWNHRGHDFQDDSLVTRVAKLDVAVNGGNSCTGVHPMLSPNTNPGKEASEQGPSSQSVESPSASNRDFYTKLYGSGQDLDLEAGRQRKAACKKPNNIQDETSQSGDDSIFLKGGAILETQNNAIQLPDIDYPQNGDETRNYVEKDSSSVNCAHPDQDTRPSATQDQDFCVTPPSSIKESSIEPFKPDSASLSESTPGVIAAMAVTKVAQAPTRPDHTGIKGEIEEEDAEVAAALAALDAATAGEDLEDEDEY
- the PGCKA1 gene encoding PDCD10 and GCKIII kinases-associated protein 1 isoform X1, with protein sequence MPEAFLKFQSLWKPEGESSDRHTVKQTAYTSEYPSYLCGHTKKPLAKCCFTIVGSRHLNQTFQAVDGVQSERLKKIQMGCRCCKMIQSYIFDSEEVQSGCIHEVNSYQHNEQGSYQSKFKENSEIQEHINELQKDELNRTENKPQVNSTKETLWNHRGHDFQDDSLVTRVAKLDVAVNGGNSCTGVHPMLSPNTNPGKEASEQGPSSQSVESPSASNRDFYTKLYGSGQDLDLEAGRQRKAACKKPNNIQDETSQSGDDSIFLKGGAILETQNNAIQLPDIDYPQNGDETRNYVEKDSSSVNCAHPDQDTRPSATQDQDFCVTPPSSIKESSIEPFKPDSASLSESTPGVIAAMAVTKVAQAPTRPDHTGIKGEIEEEDAEVAAALAALDAATAGEDLEDEDEY
- the PGCKA1 gene encoding PDCD10 and GCKIII kinases-associated protein 1 isoform X5, coding for MGCRCCKMIQSYIFDSEEVQSGCIHEVNSYQHNEQGSYQSKFKENSEIQEHINELQKDELNRTENKPQVNSTKETLWNHRGHDFQDDSLVTRVAKLDVAVNGGNSCTGVHPMLSPNTNPGKEASEQGPSSQSVESPSASNRDFYTKLYGSGQDLDLEAGRQRKAACKKPNNIQDETSQSGDDSIFLKGGAILETQNNAIQLPDIDYPQNGDETRNYVEKDSSSVNCAHPDQDTRPSATQDQDFCVTPPSSIKESSIEPFKPDSASLSESTPGVIAAMAVTKVAQAPTRPDHTGIKGEIEEEDAEVAAALAALDAATAGEDLEDEDEY